In the genome of Lynx canadensis isolate LIC74 chromosome X, mLynCan4.pri.v2, whole genome shotgun sequence, one region contains:
- the ZBED1 gene encoding zinc finger BED domain-containing protein 1 produces the protein MEAKGLDPSQTDLKLVAHPRAKSKVWKYFGFDTNAEGCILQWKKIYCRICMAQIAYSGNTSNLSYHLEKNHPDEFCEFVKSNTEQMREAFATAFSKLKPEASQLAPQDTLAAKAGHGHESKRQQELTAAVLGLICEGLYPASIVDEPTFKVLLKTADPRYELPSRKFVCSKAIPEKYGAVREAVLKELGDASWCGISTDMWRSENQNRAYVTLAAHFLGGGAPGCLSVGSRCLKTFEVPEDNAAECITRVLYEAFIEWGISSKVFGATTDGGKDIAKACSLLDISVQMPCLGHTFNAGIQRALQLPKLAGLLGRCCKLVEYFQQSAVAMCMLYEKQKQQNVAPCMLVSNRVSWWGSTLAMLQRLREQHFVIAGVLVEDSNNHHLMLEAAEWATIEGLVDLLQPFKQVAEMLSASKHPTISMVKPLLHMLLNTTLNIKETDCKEVSMAKEVIAKELSKTYQETPEIDMFLNVATFLDPRYKRLPFLSAFERQQVENRVVEEAKGLLDKVKEGGYRPAEDKMFALPEEPPVKKLVLASTPPPTSVINSMLAEIFCQTGGAEDQEEWHAQVVEELSNFKSQKVLGLNEDPLKWWSDRLALFPVLPKVLQKYWCVAATRVFPERLFGSSANVVSAKRNRLAPAHVDEQVFLYENARSGAEAEPEDEDEGEWGLNHEHMFPLGDAVHAGFFGIRDSGFV, from the coding sequence ATGGAGGCGAAGGGCCTGGACCCGTCCCAGACGGACCTCAAGTTAGTGGCCCACCCGCGCGCCAAAAGCAAAGTGTGGAAGTACTTCGGCTTTGACACGAACGCCGAGGGATGCATCCTGCAGTGGAAAAAGATATACTGTCGCATCTGCATGGCTCAGATTGCCTACTCCGGGAACACCTCCAACCTGTCCTACCACCTGGAGAAGAACCACCCCGACGAGTTCTGCGAGTTCGTCAAGAGCAACACGGAGCAGATGCGCGAGGCCTTCGCCACCGCCTTCTCCAAGCTGAAGCCCGAGGCCTCCCAGCTGGCCCCGCAGGACACGCTGGCCGCCAAGGCCGGCCACGGCCACGAGAGCAAGCGGCAGCAGGAGCTCACGGCCGCCGTGCTCGGCCTCATCTGCGAGGGCCTGTACCCCGCCTCCATCGTGGACGAGCCCACCTTCAAGGTGCTGCTGAAGACGGCCGACCCCAGGTACGAGCTGCCCAGCAGGAAGTTCGTGTGCAGCAAGGCCATCCCCGAGAAGTACGGCGCCGTGCGCGAGGCCGTCCTCAAGGAGCTGGGCGACGCCTCCTGGTGCGGCATCTCCACCGACATGTGGAGGAGTGAGAACCAGAACCGGGCGTACGTGACGCTGGCCGCCCACTTCCTGGGCGGCGGGGCCCCCGGCTGCCTGTCCGTGGGCTCCCGCTGCCTGAAGACGTTCGAGGTCCCCGAGGACAACGCGGCCGAGTGCATCACCCGGGTCCTGTACGAGGCCTTCATCGAGTGGGGCATCAGCAGCAAGGTGTTCGGGGCCACCACGGACGGCGGCAAGGACATCGCCAAGGCGTGCTCCCTGCTGGACATCTCGGTCCAGATGCCCTGCCTGGGCCACACGTTCAACGCGGGCATCCAGCGCGCCCTGCAGCTGCCCAAGCTGGCCGGGCTGCTCGGCCGCTGCTGCAAGCTGGTCGAGTACTTCCAGCAGTCCGCGGTGGCCATGTGCATGCTCTAcgagaagcagaagcagcagaaCGTGGCTCCCTGCATGCTGGTCAGCAACCGCGTGTCCTGGTGGGGCAGCACGCTGGCCATGCTCCAGCGCCTGAGGGAGCAGCACTTCGTCATCGCCGGCGTGCTGGTAGAGGACAGCAACAACCACCACCTGATGCTGGAGGCGGCCGAGTGGGCCACCATCGAGGGCCTGGTGGACCTGCTACAGCCCTTCAAGCAGGTGGCCGAGATGCTGTCCGCCTCCAAGCACCCCACCATCAGCATGGTGAAGCCCCTGCTGCACATGCTGCTGAACACCACCCTCAACATCAAGGAGACCGACTGCAAGGAGGTCAGCATGGCCAAGGAGGTGATCGCCAAGGAGCTGTCCAAGACCTACCAGGAGACGCCGGAGATCGACATGTTCCTCAACGTGGCCACCTTCCTGGACCCCCGCTACAAGCGTCTGCCCTTCCTGTCTGCCTTCGAGAGGCAGCAGGTGGAGAACAGGGTGGTGGAGGAGGCCAAGGGGCTTCTGGACAAGGTCAAGGAGGGCGGCTACCGGCCGGCAGAGGACAAGATGTTCGCGCTGCCCGAGGAGCCCCCGGTCAAGAAGCTGGTGCTGGCGTCCACGCCGCCGCCCACGAGCGTCATCAACAGCATGCTGGCCGAGATCTTCTGCCAGACAGGGGGCGCGGAGGACCAGGAAGAGTGGCACGCGCAGGTGGTCGAGGAGCTGAGCAACTTCAAGTCGCAGAAGGTGCTGGGTCTCAACGAGGACCCGCTCAAGTGGTGGTCCGACCGCCTGGCCCTGTTCCCCGTGCTGCCCAAGGTGCTGCAGAAATATTGGTGCGTGGCGGCTACCCGCGTCTTCCCGGAGCGGCTCTTCGGCTCGTCCGCCAACGTGGTCAGCGCCAAGAGGAACCGCCTGGCCCCCGCGCACGTGGACGAGCAGGTCTTCCTGTACGAGAATGCGCGCAGCGGCGCGGAGGCCGAGCCCGAGGACGAGGACGAGGGCGAGTGGGGCCTGAACCATGAGCACATGTTCCCCCTGGGCGACGCCGTGCACGCCGGCTTCTTTGGCATCAGGGACAGCGGCTTCGTGTAG